From the genome of Segatella hominis, one region includes:
- a CDS encoding PEP/pyruvate-binding domain-containing protein, producing the protein MENNVPQEWNKFYLKDVSFVNLMMRRIYNVLIVANPYDAFMLEDDGRIEEKIYNEYMELGLRYPPTFTQVSTTEEAAGVLRSTIVDLVICMPGNADNDAFDVARDIKGKFPNIHCVVLTPFSHGITKRMQNEDLSIFDYVFCWLGNTNLILSIIKLIEDKMNLEHDIQEAGVQMILLVEDSIRFYSSILPNLYNYILEQSKNFSKEALNRHAATMRMRGRPKVVLARTYEEAQKLYDKYSDNTLGVISDARFPLKSAAKAFGNVVDEDVQPKHGTDTFGREKCPDAGLQLFRYIRKNDSFVPLILESSESENRAKAEAEGFRFVDKNSKKMSVDLRRLMEEHMGFGDFIFRDPKTHEEIMRIRSLKELQDNIFNIPNDSMLYHISRNHMSRWLCARAIFPVSAFLKHVTWQKLQDVDAHRQIIFDAIVQYRHMKNLGVVAVFDRMKFDKYAHFARIGEGSLGGKGRGLAFLDNIIKRHPEFNQYENATVQIPKTVVLCTDIFDEFMMSNNLYPIALSDASDEEILKHFLHAQLPDSLIADFFTFFEATKSPIAIRSSSLLEDAHYQPFAGIYSTYMIPYLEDKYQMLQMLACAIKGVYASVFYRDSKAYMTATSNVIDQEKMAVILQQVVGKDYGDRFYPTMSGVLRSLNYYPIGDETAEEGIASLALGLGKYIVDGGQTLRVCPYHPTQVLQTSEMEMALRDTQTQFYALDMQHVGEDFKVDDGFNILKLRVKDAVEDQSLTYIASTFDPYDQVINDGVYETGRKLITFASVLQHGVVPLPELMQMSMKSGSEAMRRPVEIEFACNINDDKTCEFYLLQIRPIVDAKEMLDEDVKAIPDADCLLRSHNSLGHGISEDVTDVVYVKYDDQFSAMNNFYVADDIERINRKFLAEGKNYVLIGPGRWGSSDHYLGVPVKWPHISAARVIVEVALKNYNIDPSQGTHFFQNLTSFGVGYFTVDTNTEEGGFVNKEILDVMPAVEETQYVRHVRFEHPMRILMDGKKQEGAVLLPGSQVTAPRPK; encoded by the coding sequence ATGGAGAATAATGTACCTCAAGAGTGGAATAAATTCTATTTAAAGGATGTATCATTTGTTAATCTGATGATGCGTCGCATATACAATGTACTTATTGTAGCTAACCCTTATGATGCCTTCATGTTAGAGGACGATGGGCGTATTGAAGAAAAGATATACAATGAGTATATGGAGTTAGGATTACGTTATCCGCCAACTTTTACCCAAGTTTCTACCACAGAAGAGGCTGCTGGAGTCTTGCGTTCTACAATTGTAGATCTGGTGATTTGTATGCCAGGTAATGCGGATAATGATGCTTTTGATGTTGCTCGCGATATCAAAGGTAAGTTTCCTAATATCCACTGTGTTGTGTTGACTCCATTCTCTCATGGTATCACCAAGCGTATGCAGAATGAGGATTTGAGTATCTTCGATTATGTATTCTGCTGGTTGGGTAATACTAACTTGATCCTTTCTATTATTAAGTTGATAGAGGATAAGATGAATTTGGAGCATGATATTCAGGAGGCAGGTGTCCAGATGATACTTTTGGTAGAAGACTCTATACGTTTCTATAGTTCTATTCTTCCAAACCTTTATAATTATATTCTTGAACAGAGTAAGAACTTTTCCAAAGAAGCGCTGAATCGTCATGCAGCTACCATGCGTATGCGTGGTCGACCGAAAGTGGTATTGGCACGTACTTATGAAGAGGCCCAAAAACTGTATGATAAGTACTCAGATAATACCCTTGGTGTCATTAGTGATGCACGTTTTCCATTAAAGAGTGCAGCCAAAGCTTTTGGTAATGTTGTGGATGAGGATGTGCAGCCAAAGCATGGAACAGATACCTTTGGTCGTGAAAAATGTCCAGATGCGGGTTTGCAACTTTTCCGTTATATCCGAAAGAATGATTCCTTTGTGCCCCTTATCCTTGAGAGTTCTGAGAGTGAAAATCGAGCAAAGGCAGAGGCTGAAGGTTTTCGTTTTGTAGATAAGAACTCCAAGAAGATGAGTGTAGATTTGCGCCGTTTGATGGAGGAACATATGGGCTTTGGCGATTTCATTTTCAGAGATCCGAAGACTCATGAGGAGATCATGCGTATCCGCAGTTTGAAGGAACTGCAGGATAATATTTTCAATATTCCTAACGACTCGATGCTTTATCACATCAGTCGTAATCACATGAGCCGTTGGTTGTGCGCCCGGGCCATCTTCCCTGTATCTGCTTTCTTGAAGCATGTCACCTGGCAAAAACTTCAAGATGTGGATGCCCACCGTCAGATTATCTTTGATGCCATTGTGCAATATCGTCATATGAAAAATCTTGGAGTCGTGGCAGTCTTTGATAGAATGAAGTTCGATAAGTATGCCCACTTTGCCCGTATCGGTGAAGGCTCCTTGGGTGGAAAGGGTAGAGGTCTGGCTTTCCTCGACAATATCATCAAGCGCCATCCGGAGTTTAATCAGTATGAGAATGCCACTGTTCAGATTCCAAAAACAGTCGTGCTTTGTACTGATATTTTTGATGAGTTTATGATGAGCAATAATCTCTATCCGATAGCTTTAAGTGATGCAAGTGATGAGGAGATATTGAAGCATTTCCTTCATGCTCAGTTACCGGATTCCCTGATTGCTGACTTTTTCACTTTCTTTGAGGCAACGAAGAGTCCTATTGCCATCCGCTCCAGTTCGCTTCTTGAGGATGCTCACTATCAGCCTTTCGCAGGTATTTATTCCACCTATATGATTCCATATCTGGAGGATAAGTATCAGATGCTCCAGATGTTGGCTTGTGCGATAAAGGGAGTATATGCTTCTGTTTTCTATCGTGATTCGAAGGCGTATATGACAGCTACCAGCAATGTGATTGATCAGGAAAAAATGGCTGTCATTCTGCAACAGGTAGTAGGTAAGGATTATGGCGACCGGTTTTATCCGACGATGAGTGGTGTGCTACGCTCCCTCAATTATTATCCGATTGGTGATGAGACGGCGGAGGAAGGTATTGCCAGTCTGGCTCTTGGATTGGGGAAATATATCGTTGATGGCGGACAAACCTTGAGAGTTTGCCCTTATCATCCAACCCAAGTGCTACAAACTTCAGAGATGGAGATGGCTTTGCGTGATACCCAAACCCAGTTCTATGCTCTCGACATGCAACATGTGGGTGAGGATTTCAAGGTGGATGATGGCTTCAATATCCTCAAGCTCCGTGTGAAGGATGCGGTAGAAGACCAGAGTCTTACCTATATCGCCTCTACTTTCGACCCATACGATCAAGTCATCAATGATGGCGTGTATGAAACAGGAAGAAAGCTGATTACCTTTGCCAGTGTACTCCAGCATGGCGTGGTACCACTGCCGGAGCTGATGCAGATGTCGATGAAATCTGGATCCGAGGCGATGCGCCGTCCTGTGGAAATCGAGTTTGCATGCAATATCAATGATGATAAAACCTGCGAGTTCTATCTCCTCCAGATTCGTCCGATAGTGGATGCTAAGGAGATGCTTGATGAGGATGTGAAGGCGATACCAGATGCAGATTGTCTGCTCCGTTCCCACAATTCATTGGGACATGGAATCAGTGAGGACGTCACAGATGTAGTCTATGTTAAATATGATGATCAGTTCTCTGCGATGAACAATTTCTATGTGGCTGATGATATTGAACGAATCAACCGCAAGTTCCTTGCCGAAGGAAAGAATTACGTCTTGATAGGACCTGGCCGCTGGGGTTCAAGCGATCATTATTTAGGCGTTCCGGTCAAGTGGCCGCATATCAGTGCTGCCCGTGTCATCGTAGAAGTAGCGTTGAAGAACTATAATATCGACCCAAGTCAGGGCACCCATTTCTTCCAGAATCTTACCTCTTTCGGGGTAGGTTACTTTACGGTAGATACAAACACAGAAGAAGGAGGATTCGTCAATAAGGAGATATTGGATGTGATGCCGGCGGTAGAGGAAACGCAGTATGTGCGCCATGTTCGCTTCGAGCATCCGATGAGAATCTTGATGGATGGCAAGAAGCAGGAGGGTGCTGTGCTCCTGCCTGGTTCTCAAGTTACGGCACCTCGGCCGAAATGA
- a CDS encoding RDD family protein has protein sequence MTNSNIITNQFVRINQTPASIGERVLARILDTIFISFGFTGVYFLFDGLMGSMDETRWLMFLFFMLVIFIWMYDFWWETFNNGQTPGKYIMKLRVINKNGSRPTMGSFFMRWLLSTIDVGCGGIGMLFILLTKNSQRLGDLAAGTMVIKLTDIRKIHISLDEFYYAKKDYHPVYEEAKNLSQAQVAVIEKALYSSNGNHENQIETLADKVAKFLKVQPKENSKEKFLATILYDYNYYLMELI, from the coding sequence ATGACAAATTCAAACATCATAACCAATCAATTTGTAAGAATCAACCAAACGCCAGCGAGTATCGGTGAACGAGTGTTGGCTCGCATCCTTGACACCATATTCATATCTTTTGGATTCACTGGTGTCTATTTTTTGTTTGATGGGCTTATGGGGAGCATGGACGAAACACGTTGGCTCATGTTCTTATTCTTTATGCTTGTCATATTTATCTGGATGTATGATTTCTGGTGGGAAACATTCAACAACGGACAGACTCCGGGGAAATATATCATGAAGTTAAGAGTCATCAACAAGAATGGGTCACGACCAACCATGGGCTCTTTTTTCATGAGATGGCTTCTCAGCACAATAGACGTAGGATGTGGGGGCATTGGCATGCTCTTCATCTTACTCACCAAAAATTCACAACGATTAGGAGACTTGGCGGCAGGAACAATGGTTATCAAACTTACCGACATCCGAAAGATACACATCTCCCTGGACGAATTCTATTATGCCAAGAAAGATTACCATCCTGTATATGAGGAAGCCAAGAATCTCTCACAAGCACAAGTCGCCGTCATAGAGAAAGCCCTGTATTCCTCCAATGGCAACCATGAAAACCAAATAGAGACCTTGGCAGATAAAGTCGCGAAGTTCCTCAAGGTGCAGCCCAAAGAAAATAGCAAGGAAAAATTCCTTGCTACCATTCTTTATGACTATAATTATTATCTCATGGAATTAATCTAA
- a CDS encoding stage II sporulation protein M, with protein sequence MKEFAFIRNNIDKWQRAEIIIDDAASQTPDVLADTYTDLTSDLAFAQTHYPNSRITLYLNNLASSLHNSIYRNKREKWSRLITFWTQEIPLTMFEARKLLLASFCIFFISVFIGVVSQCFDTDFCRIILGDYYVDMTLQNIKDGKPMAVYDGGDELNMFLGITLNNIRVSFLEFVSGIFTSIATGFLIFQNSVMLGCFETFFAQHGLLYESFLAVFLHGTLEISALIIAGAAGLAMGNSWLFPGTYSRIVSFRHGAKRGMKIIVGTVPIFIFAGFIEGFVTRHTEISNYFRLSIIIVSFVFVIGYFVVLPQIRHRQRKSKLIGRKECPLDYNFIH encoded by the coding sequence GTGAAAGAATTTGCCTTTATAAGAAATAACATAGATAAATGGCAACGTGCAGAGATCATTATTGACGATGCCGCTTCCCAAACGCCTGATGTTTTGGCCGATACTTATACCGACCTTACATCTGACTTGGCTTTTGCGCAAACACATTACCCTAATTCTCGTATTACCCTTTATCTCAACAACCTGGCTTCAAGCCTTCATAATTCCATTTATCGTAACAAACGGGAGAAGTGGTCTCGCCTGATTACGTTTTGGACGCAGGAAATTCCTTTGACGATGTTTGAGGCTCGAAAGTTACTTTTGGCTTCTTTCTGCATATTCTTCATCAGTGTATTCATCGGTGTGGTATCCCAATGCTTTGATACCGACTTTTGTCGTATTATATTAGGAGATTATTATGTGGATATGACATTGCAGAATATCAAGGATGGAAAACCGATGGCGGTTTATGATGGTGGAGATGAACTGAATATGTTCTTGGGCATTACCCTCAATAACATTAGGGTGTCATTCCTGGAATTTGTTTCTGGTATATTTACCAGTATCGCCACGGGTTTTCTGATATTCCAAAACAGTGTGATGTTGGGATGCTTTGAGACATTCTTCGCCCAGCATGGTCTCTTGTATGAATCTTTTCTTGCCGTCTTCCTTCATGGAACACTTGAGATTTCGGCATTGATTATTGCAGGAGCGGCAGGGTTGGCGATGGGTAACAGCTGGCTGTTCCCTGGCACGTATTCGCGAATCGTATCTTTTCGTCATGGTGCGAAAAGGGGAATGAAGATTATTGTCGGTACTGTACCTATATTTATATTCGCTGGTTTTATCGAAGGATTTGTAACACGACATACGGAAATTTCTAATTATTTTCGCTTGTCGATTATCATCGTCTCTTTCGTCTTTGTCATAGGTTATTTTGTGGTTTTACCCCAGATCAGACATCGGCAAAGAAAAAGTAAGTTGATAGGCAGAAAAGAATGTCCTTTAGATTACAACTTCATTCATTAA
- a CDS encoding DUF4129 domain-containing protein gives MFSNPSDTLVIDTARLQVWRRDDDYAYGRELVPSQDSLMDWVAKRLNEFFENIFGSNFYQDHQDTLWICIGLAALGAVLAFLLWKHPELFARSGRRKPMEYEVTEDTIYGIDFPSEIEKALENENFREALRLMYLQTLKSLSDYHQIEWQPFKTPTQYTFEFRQADFKRMTSLFVRVRYGGFGADKDMIRDMHNLQASVDNFVKNSGRDGSAEQNVGTFKKEGGRDEK, from the coding sequence ATGTTTTCCAATCCTTCCGACACCTTGGTTATTGATACCGCCCGACTGCAAGTTTGGCGGCGGGATGACGATTACGCTTATGGTCGAGAGTTAGTGCCTTCCCAAGATAGCTTGATGGACTGGGTAGCGAAAAGGCTGAACGAATTTTTCGAGAATATCTTTGGCAGCAATTTCTATCAGGACCATCAAGACACTTTATGGATATGTATCGGATTGGCGGCATTGGGAGCTGTCTTGGCGTTCCTCTTGTGGAAGCATCCTGAGCTGTTCGCTCGTTCTGGACGAAGGAAACCGATGGAATACGAGGTTACGGAAGATACGATATATGGCATTGATTTCCCAAGTGAAATAGAAAAAGCTTTGGAAAATGAAAATTTCCGTGAGGCATTGCGATTGATGTATCTTCAGACATTGAAGTCTTTGAGTGACTATCACCAAATAGAGTGGCAACCTTTCAAGACTCCTACTCAATATACGTTTGAGTTCCGACAGGCCGACTTCAAGAGAATGACCAGTCTGTTTGTGCGAGTTCGCTATGGTGGCTTTGGTGCTGACAAGGACATGATTCGAGATATGCACAATCTGCAGGCAAGTGTGGATAACTTTGTAAAGAACTCAGGTAGAGATGGTTCTGCCGAACAAAATGTAGGAACTTTCAAGAAGGAAGGAGGTCGTGATGAAAAGTAG
- a CDS encoding DUF4350 domain-containing protein, which translates to MKSSRNFLFAMLVLFVLFCLLQVNLPKKFVWSPTFSHVDKQPLGCFVFDSVLTQSLPNGYHVTKKTFFQLDQEHAKEKISVLMVVDQQDLKQLDVKYLCNIARRGGKVMVVASSSLDDGRNADTVVVDELERTFKVRIEDGLYFSLRGILAGLKAHDNDMYDTIYWNNRETMYAAQSYRMFYNMVGGTLFVDSVPKVKRLAYTLSTAGYDYKHDSLYVGDFTRFDTIVDKKERIERIDTFAIKKIPVAVSVPYGKGEVIFVSSPLLFTNYGMLEGNTSVYIFRLMSYLADLPVYRTEAYVKTDAMLVAEQSPFREFIKRPPLRWALYLALLGVVLFMIFTARRRQRVIPIMSKPANRSLEFIQLIGTLYYQRKDHVDLVRKKFKLFAEELRKTAGVDISDVNTDDREYLLLAEKTGMNSDRLKKVIRQIRLVLHSEGNISVEEMRSLIDAMDTIVRHAKNG; encoded by the coding sequence ATGAAAAGTAGTCGTAATTTCCTTTTTGCCATGTTAGTCCTCTTTGTGCTGTTCTGTCTTTTGCAAGTCAATCTGCCCAAGAAGTTCGTATGGTCTCCTACCTTTAGCCATGTAGATAAGCAACCTTTGGGCTGTTTTGTCTTTGACAGTGTCTTGACCCAATCTTTGCCCAATGGCTATCACGTGACGAAAAAGACGTTTTTCCAACTTGATCAGGAGCATGCCAAGGAGAAAATCTCCGTGTTGATGGTCGTGGATCAGCAAGATTTGAAACAGTTGGATGTCAAGTACCTCTGCAATATCGCTCGCCGTGGTGGCAAGGTCATGGTGGTTGCTTCAAGTAGTTTAGATGATGGTCGGAATGCCGATACGGTAGTGGTGGATGAATTGGAACGTACCTTCAAGGTGAGAATAGAAGACGGACTGTACTTTTCGTTACGTGGCATCTTAGCCGGTCTCAAAGCGCATGACAATGATATGTACGATACCATTTATTGGAATAACCGGGAGACGATGTATGCAGCTCAGTCTTATAGAATGTTCTACAACATGGTAGGTGGAACCCTTTTCGTGGATTCCGTTCCAAAGGTGAAAAGACTGGCTTATACTTTGTCAACGGCAGGGTATGATTACAAACATGACTCTTTGTATGTCGGAGATTTTACTCGCTTTGACACTATTGTGGATAAAAAAGAAAGGATAGAGCGAATCGATACTTTCGCCATCAAGAAAATACCTGTGGCGGTGTCTGTTCCGTACGGCAAGGGTGAGGTCATTTTTGTCTCTTCGCCATTGCTTTTCACCAACTATGGAATGTTGGAAGGCAACACATCTGTCTATATATTCCGATTGATGTCTTATCTGGCGGATTTGCCTGTGTATAGAACGGAGGCGTATGTCAAGACCGATGCCATGCTTGTGGCGGAGCAATCTCCATTCCGGGAGTTCATCAAGCGCCCACCATTGCGATGGGCTCTTTATCTTGCGCTGTTGGGTGTCGTTCTCTTTATGATATTTACCGCTCGTCGTAGGCAACGGGTCATCCCTATCATGTCGAAGCCTGCCAATCGGTCTTTGGAGTTTATCCAACTCATTGGAACACTCTACTATCAACGTAAGGATCATGTGGATTTGGTCAGGAAAAAGTTTAAACTCTTCGCAGAGGAATTGAGAAAAACGGCTGGTGTGGACATATCTGATGTGAATACTGATGACCGTGAATATCTGCTCCTTGCAGAGAAAACAGGTATGAACAGCGATAGATTGAAGAAGGTGATTCGACAAATTCGCTTGGTCCTACATTCGGAGGGCAATATCTCAGTTGAAGAAATGCGGAGTTTGATAGATGCAATGGATACTATAGTTAGGCACGCTAAGAATGGTTAG
- a CDS encoding AAA family ATPase: MEEQRLDLTLFSEKIECLREEISKVIVGQDKAVDLVLTCLLANGHVLLEGVPGVAKTLLARLMARLVDAKFSRVQFTPDLMPSDVLGTNIFNVKNQEFEFHEGPVFADIVLVDEINRAPAKTQAALFEVMEERQVSIDGCTHKMGDLYTILATQNPVEQEGTYRLPEAQLDRFLMKVTMGYPTADEELEILKRHEHQTDLVKLTDIQPVLTKKELLQLRSYMHHVVVDESLLRYITQIVQQTRTTRAVYLGASPRASVAMLHASKAYALLQGRDFVTPEDIKFVTPSILQHRLMLTAEAEMEGYTAYKVAQRLIDKVEVPK; this comes from the coding sequence ATGGAAGAACAAAGATTGGATTTGACTCTTTTTTCAGAAAAGATAGAGTGTCTTCGTGAAGAAATATCCAAGGTGATAGTAGGACAGGACAAGGCGGTGGATCTGGTCTTGACTTGCCTCTTGGCTAATGGTCATGTGCTCTTGGAGGGTGTGCCTGGAGTTGCCAAAACCCTTTTGGCACGATTGATGGCCCGGTTGGTAGATGCCAAGTTTAGTCGTGTACAGTTTACTCCCGACTTGATGCCGAGTGATGTGTTGGGTACAAATATTTTCAATGTCAAGAATCAGGAGTTTGAGTTCCATGAAGGTCCTGTGTTTGCTGATATTGTATTGGTGGATGAAATCAACCGTGCACCAGCAAAGACTCAGGCTGCTCTTTTCGAGGTGATGGAAGAACGTCAGGTCAGCATAGATGGCTGTACCCACAAGATGGGTGACCTTTATACCATCCTTGCTACCCAGAATCCTGTGGAACAAGAAGGAACTTATCGCTTACCCGAAGCGCAGCTCGACAGATTTCTCATGAAAGTAACGATGGGTTATCCTACGGCTGATGAGGAACTGGAAATATTGAAGCGCCATGAACATCAAACTGATTTGGTGAAACTTACTGATATCCAACCTGTGTTGACAAAGAAAGAATTGCTCCAGTTGCGCTCTTATATGCACCATGTCGTTGTTGATGAGAGCCTTCTGCGTTATATCACACAGATCGTTCAGCAGACCCGCACCACACGTGCCGTTTATCTGGGTGCTTCCCCTCGTGCCTCAGTTGCCATGTTGCATGCGAGCAAGGCATACGCTCTCTTGCAAGGTCGTGATTTTGTCACTCCAGAAGACATCAAGTTCGTAACACCATCTATCTTGCAGCATCGACTTATGCTTACGGCAGAAGCTGAGATGGAAGGCTATACAGCTTATAAGGTGGCACAACGGCTGATAGATAAGGTGGAGGTGCCGAAGTAA
- a CDS encoding DUF58 domain-containing protein, which produces MYLTKRFYIVLAFLVLMTGAGYVFPLLFDVGRWMFLALVILVFVELFLLYHERGMMASRTLSERFSNGDDNEVNIRVESIYSFPVRLEVIDEIPPVFQRRDVLFRLKLAMGEGKNIRYKLRPTERGVYSFGHVRVFASTPIGLVQRRFTLCQPCDVKVYPSYLMLTRYELLAMSNNLAEMGIKKIRKVGNHTEFEQIKDYVSGDDFRLINWRATARTSRLMVNVYQDERSQQVFNIIDKGRVMQQAFRGMTYLDYAINASLVLSYIAMRKEDKAGVVTFSDHFEDFVPASRRTGHMQNILEMLYRQQTRFAESDYSALVAEVNQHITKRSLLILYTNFANRISMERQLPYLLQLNRRHRLLVVFFEDHEVKDYLATRPDSDEEYYRHVVAEQFAYEQRLIVSSLKQRGILALLTTPEALSVDVLNKYLEIKTRELL; this is translated from the coding sequence GTGTATTTAACGAAGAGATTTTATATAGTACTTGCCTTCTTGGTCTTGATGACGGGGGCTGGGTATGTTTTCCCCCTGCTGTTTGATGTAGGGAGATGGATGTTCCTTGCCCTTGTCATTCTGGTTTTTGTTGAATTATTCCTGTTGTATCATGAGCGGGGAATGATGGCCAGTCGCACTTTATCGGAGCGATTTTCCAATGGCGACGATAATGAAGTGAACATCCGGGTGGAGAGTATCTATTCCTTTCCTGTTCGGTTGGAAGTCATAGATGAGATTCCGCCAGTTTTCCAGCGCCGAGATGTTCTCTTTCGTTTGAAGTTGGCGATGGGAGAGGGAAAGAATATCAGGTATAAGCTACGTCCTACGGAGCGTGGAGTTTATTCCTTTGGGCATGTCCGTGTTTTCGCTTCCACACCGATAGGTTTGGTGCAGCGTCGGTTTACTCTGTGCCAGCCTTGTGATGTCAAGGTGTATCCTTCCTATCTGATGCTTACCCGTTATGAATTGTTGGCTATGAGCAACAATCTTGCGGAAATGGGTATCAAGAAAATACGGAAGGTGGGCAATCATACGGAATTCGAACAAATCAAGGATTACGTTTCGGGCGATGATTTCCGGTTGATCAACTGGCGAGCCACAGCCCGCACTTCCAGATTGATGGTGAATGTATATCAGGACGAGCGTTCTCAGCAGGTTTTCAATATCATTGATAAAGGTAGGGTGATGCAACAGGCTTTCCGGGGTATGACCTACCTTGATTATGCCATCAATGCCTCGCTGGTGCTTTCGTATATTGCGATGAGAAAGGAAGACAAGGCAGGTGTTGTAACGTTCAGCGACCATTTTGAGGATTTTGTTCCAGCCTCCCGTCGTACAGGGCACATGCAGAATATTCTTGAAATGCTTTATCGCCAGCAGACTCGCTTTGCCGAATCCGATTATTCAGCTTTGGTGGCAGAGGTCAACCAGCACATCACCAAGCGCTCACTCCTGATACTTTATACGAACTTTGCCAATCGCATCAGCATGGAGAGGCAGTTGCCTTATCTCCTTCAGCTCAACCGCCGTCATCGTCTTTTGGTGGTGTTCTTTGAGGATCATGAAGTGAAAGACTATCTTGCCACTCGTCCCGATAGTGATGAGGAATATTATCGTCATGTTGTTGCCGAGCAGTTTGCTTACGAGCAGCGTCTCATCGTTTCTTCGCTCAAGCAGCGTGGCATCTTGGCTTTGCTTACCACGCCCGAGGCTCTTTCGGTTGATGTACTTAATAAATATCTCGAAATCAAGACTCGTGAACTGTTGTGA
- a CDS encoding glycoside hydrolase family 43 protein: MNRQNLFGFLWMLMLVCLPVSAQEYRNPVIPGYHPDPSVCRVGDTFYLVNSSFQYFPGVPLFQSKDLVHWQQIGNVLDRESQLPLKGASSWLGIYAPTIRYHEGIYYMITTNVGNGGNFMVTAKDPRGPWSEPIWLKQQGIDPSLYFENGKCYMVSNPDDAIWLCEINPETGEQLTESKKLWQGDGGRYPEGPHIYKKDGYYYLLISEGGTELAHHLTIARSKNIEGPYESNPNNPILTNCSRLGQSLQIQGTGHGDFVQAENGSWWMVFLAYRNYGGSYHHLGRETYLAPVEWKAGEWPVVNGGLPIDTLVKANTLPSVLLEKHLGADEIVNPNTGDAEWIRIQNPIIANYDSLATEEGFSLRLYPHGTLTANNQPTSFGRRQESANFELQSEVFPKGNVEAGLTVYQINDGHLDFFVTDKQIALRCKLKSIDYIVKSVPNVRKKAVKLRVRSEGIMYYFDYSTDGKTFKELASMNCSLMSTEVAGGFTGVTLGMYVDGKENSGSADFSYFHYEEK; encoded by the coding sequence ATGAATAGACAAAACCTATTTGGATTTTTATGGATGCTGATGCTGGTATGTTTGCCAGTTTCTGCACAGGAGTATCGTAATCCTGTTATCCCAGGTTATCATCCGGATCCTTCTGTTTGCAGAGTGGGAGATACGTTCTATCTCGTCAATTCCTCCTTCCAGTATTTCCCAGGAGTTCCGCTCTTCCAAAGCAAGGATCTCGTGCATTGGCAGCAGATAGGTAATGTACTCGACCGTGAAAGCCAGTTGCCTTTGAAGGGAGCCAGCTCATGGCTCGGCATCTATGCGCCAACCATCCGCTATCACGAAGGCATCTATTATATGATAACGACCAATGTGGGAAATGGCGGCAACTTCATGGTCACAGCCAAAGACCCTCGTGGACCTTGGAGTGAACCTATTTGGTTGAAGCAGCAAGGCATCGACCCTTCTCTTTATTTCGAAAACGGAAAGTGCTACATGGTGAGCAATCCTGACGATGCCATCTGGCTTTGCGAAATCAATCCCGAGACAGGTGAGCAACTTACCGAGAGTAAGAAACTCTGGCAGGGGGATGGCGGTCGTTATCCTGAGGGACCACACATCTATAAGAAAGATGGCTATTACTATCTTTTGATTTCAGAGGGAGGAACGGAGTTGGCGCATCATCTTACTATTGCTCGAAGCAAGAACATCGAAGGTCCATACGAGAGCAATCCGAACAACCCTATCTTGACCAACTGCAGCCGCCTCGGGCAATCCTTGCAGATACAAGGCACAGGCCATGGTGACTTTGTGCAAGCAGAGAATGGCTCTTGGTGGATGGTATTCTTGGCTTATCGCAACTATGGAGGTTCTTATCATCATCTCGGTCGTGAGACCTACCTCGCCCCTGTGGAGTGGAAGGCGGGTGAATGGCCTGTGGTCAACGGTGGCTTGCCTATAGATACCTTGGTGAAGGCGAACACCTTGCCTTCTGTTTTGTTGGAGAAGCATTTGGGGGCTGATGAAATTGTAAATCCTAATACGGGTGACGCAGAATGGATTCGTATTCAAAATCCTATCATAGCCAATTATGATTCACTAGCAACCGAGGAAGGATTTAGTCTTCGTCTTTATCCTCATGGTACGTTGACGGCGAATAATCAGCCTACGTCCTTTGGTCGCCGTCAAGAGAGTGCCAACTTTGAATTGCAGTCAGAAGTGTTTCCTAAAGGAAATGTAGAGGCGGGATTGACGGTTTATCAAATCAATGATGGTCACTTGGATTTCTTTGTTACGGATAAGCAGATAGCTTTGCGCTGTAAGTTGAAGAGCATTGATTATATCGTGAAGAGTGTACCGAATGTCAGAAAGAAAGCTGTTAAGCTTCGTGTGCGCAGTGAGGGCATCATGTATTATTTCGATTATTCCACAGACGGCAAGACCTTCAAGGAGCTTGCTTCCATGAATTGCAGTCTGATGAGTACCGAGGTGGCTGGCGGATTTACTGGCGTAACCTTGGGTATGTATGTGGATGGAAAGGAAAATAGTGGCTCTGCCGACTTTTCTTACTTCCATTATGAGGAAAAATAA